Part of the Labrenzia sp. PHM005 genome is shown below.
TACCCCGGAAGGCGGCCCGCGTCTGCTGTTGGTGATTGATCCGGTCGAATAAACAAAAAAGGCCCTGCAAACGCAGGGCCTTTTCTTTGTTCTTAGCAATTTCTTGTCTTCAAACCCGGTTAAGCAACCGCGCCCGGATGGTGTTCGGCAACGCCCGGATTTCCTCCAGGATCTTGACCGGATCCTGCACCGGGCTGTCGACATCCAAAACCACATAACCAATGTCCTGATGCGACTGCATGAACTGGGCGTGGATGTTGAGATTGTGGCGGGTGAAGAGGTCGTTCAAGGTCCGCATGGCGCCGGGAGCATTGTGGTGCACCTGAATGAAACGGGTGGCGTCCGTACCTTTCGGCAGCTGAACTTGCGGGAAGGAGACCGCCCCAATCGTTGAGCCGACATCGGAGTACTCCACCAACCGTTTGGAGACTTCTTCACCGATCCGAGCCTGAGCTTCTTCTGTGGAGCCGCCGACATGGGGTGTCAGGATGACATTGTCGAGGCCGCGTAGCTGCGAGATGAACTCATCCTTATTGGACTTCGGTTCCACCGGGAACACATCCACAGCGGCACCGGCGAGATGACCAGATTTGAGTGCGGCAGCCAGAGCGTCGATGTCGACCACCTTGCCGCGCGCGTTGTTGATCAGGAAGGCGCCCTTCTTCATCTTGGCAATCTGATCGGCGCCGAACATGTCCCGTGTGTCCGGTGTGTCGGGCACATGAAGGGAGACGACATCGGACTCGGCGAGCAAGGCTTCCAGGCTGTCGGCAGGCATGACGTTGCCGTGCTGCAGCTTGTCGATCGTATCGTAGTAGATGACCCTGAGGCCCATGGCTTCTGCGAGATTTGACAGCTGCGTGCCGATGTTGCCGTACCCAATGATGCCGAGAGTTTTGCCGCGCACTTCATGAGAACCGGTGGCTGTCTTCATCCAGCGGCCGTCATGGGCCCCGCTTGATTTAGAAAAAACGCCGCGCATCAGCATGACGATTTCGGCAATCGTCAGTTCGGCAACAGAGCGGGTATTGGAAAACGGTGCGTTGAAGACCGG
Proteins encoded:
- the serA gene encoding phosphoglycerate dehydrogenase; the encoded protein is MMTGLSRPKNQIRWLLLEGISPTAQAVLEKNGYSNVEVLPGALEKDALIEKLQGVQILGIRSRTQVTEEVLEAAKTLVAVGCFSVGTNQVDLNASLMRGIPVFNAPFSNTRSVAELTIAEIVMLMRGVFSKSSGAHDGRWMKTATGSHEVRGKTLGIIGYGNIGTQLSNLAEAMGLRVIYYDTIDKLQHGNVMPADSLEALLAESDVVSLHVPDTPDTRDMFGADQIAKMKKGAFLINNARGKVVDIDALAAALKSGHLAGAAVDVFPVEPKSNKDEFISQLRGLDNVILTPHVGGSTEEAQARIGEEVSKRLVEYSDVGSTIGAVSFPQVQLPKGTDATRFIQVHHNAPGAMRTLNDLFTRHNLNIHAQFMQSHQDIGYVVLDVDSPVQDPVKILEEIRALPNTIRARLLNRV